A genomic region of Salinibacter pepae contains the following coding sequences:
- a CDS encoding 5'-methylthioadenosine nucleosidase, translated as MLGVIFSTPNEAAPFVEQYAGDRLGELEEGAHLQTDAVVATVVGPGKIKATLGTERLLHEHDVDTLVHAGGAVALADELEVGAVVETAFVLEGDRVELEAPDYPRMPLECPFDLDVEGTLVSQDHVRGDADASSYWERIADMRDATGYAVAYVAAQHGTSCHIVKGITGRADGDAGTVADRREAHRAVAAFLQRHVDAGFPAS; from the coding sequence ATGCTCGGCGTTATATTCTCTACACCTAATGAGGCTGCTCCCTTTGTTGAACAGTACGCCGGAGATCGGCTCGGGGAGCTGGAGGAAGGAGCCCACCTGCAGACTGACGCCGTGGTCGCTACCGTAGTCGGCCCCGGCAAAATCAAGGCCACCCTCGGAACCGAGCGCCTCCTCCACGAGCACGACGTCGACACGCTCGTGCATGCGGGCGGGGCCGTCGCGCTCGCCGACGAGCTTGAGGTGGGGGCGGTCGTGGAGACGGCCTTCGTTTTGGAAGGCGACCGCGTGGAGCTAGAGGCCCCGGACTATCCCCGGATGCCCCTCGAATGCCCTTTCGACCTCGATGTGGAGGGCACGCTCGTCTCGCAGGATCACGTGCGTGGAGACGCGGACGCGTCGAGCTACTGGGAGCGCATTGCGGACATGCGGGACGCCACCGGGTATGCCGTGGCCTACGTGGCGGCCCAGCACGGGACCTCGTGCCACATCGTGAAGGGCATCACCGGCCGGGCCGACGGGGACGCCGGCACGGTCGCGGATCGGCGGGAGGCACACCGGGCCGTGGCCGCGTTCCTTCAACGGCACGTAGACGCTGGCTTCCCCGCGTCGTAG